DNA from Xanthomonas hyacinthi:
GCAAGCGCCGCGAATCCGGATTGCGCTTGATCTCGTCCACCAGCCATTGCATCTGGTCGATCTCGCGGCCATCCGCGCCGGTCCAGCGCCGCCACTGCTTGCCGTACACCGGGCCGAGCTCGCCCTGCGCGTCGGCCCATTCGTCCCAGATGCCGACCTTGTTGTGCTTGAGGTAGGCGATGTTGGTCTCGCCCTTCAGGAACCACAGCAGCTCGTGCACGATCGAGCGCAGGTGCAGCTTCTTGGTGGTCAGCAGCGGGAAACCGGCGTTGAGGTCGAAACGCATCTGCCAGCCGAACACGCTGCGCGTGCCGGTGCCGGTGCGATCGGATTTCTCCGCACCGTGCTCGAGCACGTGGCGCAGCAGGTCCAGGTAGGCCTTCATGGCTTGTTCCCCGCCACCACCGGCGCCGGCTGCAGCACCGGCGCGCGGCGCGAGCGCCACAGCAGGAACAGGCCGAGCAGGATCAGCGGCGTGCTCAGGATCTGGCCCATGGTCAGCCAATGGAACGCCAGATAGCCGATCGGCGCATCCGGCACACGCACGAATTCCACCGCGAAGCGGAACACGCCGTACAGCAGCGCGAACAGGCCGGACACCGCATAGCGCCGGCGCGGCCGCAGCGAGAACGCCCACAGCAGCGCGAACATCGCCAGGCCTTCCAGCACCGCCTCGTACAGCTGCGAGGGATGCCGCGCGAACTTGTCCAGCGCACCGCTGGCGTACTGCGCCTGGATCTGCGCCAGCGGCCAGTCCTGCAACTCCGGCGTGCGCGGGAAGATCACGCCCCAGCCGGCATTGGTGAACTTGCCCCACAGCTCGCCGCCGACGAAATTGCCGACGCGGCCGAAGCCCAGGCCCAGCGGCACCAGCGGCGCGACGAAATCCATGGTGTCGAAGAAATGCAGGCGCGACTTGCGCGACCACCAGGCTGCGGCCACCAGCACGCCGATCAGGCCGCCATGGAAGCTCATGCCGCCGTCCCAGACCTTGAAGATCAGCAGCGGGTTGGCGAGGAAATCGCCCAGCGCGTAGAACAGCATGTAGCCGATGCGCCCGCCGAGCACCACGCCGAGCATCGCGTAGAACAGCAGGTCGGAGAATCCCTCCATGTCCACGCCGGGCAGGCGGCCGGCGCGGATGCGCAGCCGCCCCAGCCACCACGCCGAGGCGAAGGCGGCCAGGTACATCAGCCCATACCAGTGCACCTTCACCGGGCCGAGCGAGAAGGCGATGGGGTCGATCTGGTGGAGATAGGTCATGCGGGAACATCGGCCGGAGGGCGAAGGTCGCCTATTCTGCCACTGGCGCCGGCCACTGCTGTGGTCCCGCTCGACGCGGACGGCGCCAGGCTTCATCTGCCGGCAGGCGCAAGCGTCTGCCATCGGCGCCGGCAGAAGCCGCGGTTGCGACCGACGCGGCCAGCGCTACGCTTCATCTGCCGGCAGGCGCGAGCGTCTGCCATCGGCGCCGGCTGCTGCCGCGGTCGCGGCGACCTCAGGCGGCGCTCAATCCAGCAGCTGCGGCATGTTCGGCAATTCGTCGCGCTCGGCCTGACCCGGCTGCGCCGGAAAATGCGCGGCCAACAGTGCCGACACCGCCACCACTCCGGCGATCACCGCCTGCTCGGGCTGGCCGGCGCGCATGTCGCGTTCGATCAGCGCGCAGACCTGGCGCCATTGCTCCGCATCCACGCGCCCGTGCAGGCCACGGTCGGCCACGATCTCGATGCGGTGGTCGGCCAGCAGCAGGTAGATCAGCACGCCGTTGTTGGCCTCGGTGTCCCAGCTGCGCAACTGCGCGAAGGCCTGCTCGGCGCGCGTGCGCGGCGCCACGCCGCGCAGCAGCGCCGCCGGCGCCAGCGCCGCTTCGACCGCGAACATCACCTGGCCGCGATGCAGCCGTTCGCCGTCGGCGATCGTCGCGCCGATGCGCTCCAGGCTGGCATTCGGGAACAGGCTGCGCGCCGCCGGCGCGAACAGATGACGAAACAGCCGCATCACCAACTCCCCGAGGCGCCACCGCCTCCCGAACTGCCGCCGCCACCGCCCCAGCCGCCGCCGCCGCCGAAACCACCGCCGCCGCCACCACCGAAGCCGCCGAAGCCGCCCCCGAAGCCGCCGCCGCCCCAACCACCGCCACCGCCGACCGAGCGGCCCGGCGAGGTGCCCGACAGCAGCCCCAGCACCAGCCCGATGGCGCCGGTCAGCGCAGCGACGAACAGCGACAGGCTCAGCAGCAGGCCCACGCCGCCGCCGGCGAGCGCCGCCAGCGCGCCGCGCAGCGGCCGCGGCGCGCGTGCGAACAGCAGTTGCGCGACGAAGGCGGCGAACAGGCCGCCGAAGAAGCCGAGCGGCAGCCTGCCGCCGGAACGCGCCTCGGACGCGTGCGCGCTCACCGGCGCCGGCAGCTGTTCGCCGTCGATCAGCTTGACCAGCATCGCGGTGGCCTCGGCGATGCCGCCGCTGTAGTCGCCGGCGCGGAACCGCGGCACCAGGTACTCCTGGATGATGCGGTTGGCGGTGGCATCGGGAATCGCGCCTTCCAGGCCATAGCCGGGCTGGATGCGCACGCGCCGGTCGTCCTTGGCCACCACCAGCAGCACGCCGTCGTCCACACCCTTGCGGCCGATCTGCCACTTGTCGAACACCCGCTGGGTGTATTGCTCGATCGTCTCCGGCGCGGTGCTGGCGACCACCAGCACCTGCAGCTGGCTGCCCTTGCGCTGCTGCAGCTGCAGCGCCTGCTGCTCCAGCTGCAGGCGCTGGGTCGGCTGCAAGGTGCCGGTGGTGTCGACCACCGGCGTGTCCAGCGGCGGGATCGGCGCCTCGCCGGCGGCCTGCGCCCAGGCCAGCAGCGGCACCAGCGCCAGCAGCAGCGTTCCGATCCAGGCACGCCGGCCGCGGCGCGCAGGGCGCTGGCGGGTGGTCGCATCGCGCATTGCAGACTCCTGCCGGCGCAATCGCGCGGCGGCATCGAAGGGAAGAAAGCGCAGCGGCGGTAACATCGCCGGCGCCGCCGCGTGACGCGCTGCGCTTACTGCGCCGGCTGCGGCGCCGGCTGCGGCTTGGGCGGCGCCGGCTGGCCGCCGAAATTCACCGCCGGCGCCTCGGAGATCTGCGCCTCGTTGGCCACGGAGAAGTTCGGCTTTTCCTTGTAGCCGAAGATCTTCGAGGTGATCACCTGCGGGAACGAGCGGATGTAGGTGTTGTAGTCCTGCACCGCCTGGATGTAGCGGCCGCGGGCCACGGTGATGCGGTTCTCGGTGCCTTCCAGCTGCGCCTGCAGGTCGCGGAACGACTGGTCGGACTTGAGGTCGGGATAGTTCTCGGTGACCACCAGCAGCCGCGACAGCGCGCCGGACAGCGCGCCCTGCGCCTGCTGGAACTGCTGCAGCGAGGCCGCATCGTCGGCGTTGACCTGGACCTGGCCGACCCGCGCGCGCGCATTGGTCACGTCGGTCAGCAC
Protein-coding regions in this window:
- the lgt gene encoding prolipoprotein diacylglyceryl transferase, whose amino-acid sequence is MTYLHQIDPIAFSLGPVKVHWYGLMYLAAFASAWWLGRLRIRAGRLPGVDMEGFSDLLFYAMLGVVLGGRIGYMLFYALGDFLANPLLIFKVWDGGMSFHGGLIGVLVAAAWWSRKSRLHFFDTMDFVAPLVPLGLGFGRVGNFVGGELWGKFTNAGWGVIFPRTPELQDWPLAQIQAQYASGALDKFARHPSQLYEAVLEGLAMFALLWAFSLRPRRRYAVSGLFALLYGVFRFAVEFVRVPDAPIGYLAFHWLTMGQILSTPLILLGLFLLWRSRRAPVLQPAPVVAGNKP
- a CDS encoding TPM domain-containing protein; the encoded protein is MRLFRHLFAPAARSLFPNASLERIGATIADGERLHRGQVMFAVEAALAPAALLRGVAPRTRAEQAFAQLRSWDTEANNGVLIYLLLADHRIEIVADRGLHGRVDAEQWRQVCALIERDMRAGQPEQAVIAGVVAVSALLAAHFPAQPGQAERDELPNMPQLLD
- a CDS encoding TPM domain-containing protein, with product MRDATTRQRPARRGRRAWIGTLLLALVPLLAWAQAAGEAPIPPLDTPVVDTTGTLQPTQRLQLEQQALQLQQRKGSQLQVLVVASTAPETIEQYTQRVFDKWQIGRKGVDDGVLLVVAKDDRRVRIQPGYGLEGAIPDATANRIIQEYLVPRFRAGDYSGGIAEATAMLVKLIDGEQLPAPVSAHASEARSGGRLPLGFFGGLFAAFVAQLLFARAPRPLRGALAALAGGGVGLLLSLSLFVAALTGAIGLVLGLLSGTSPGRSVGGGGGWGGGGFGGGFGGFGGGGGGGFGGGGGWGGGGGSSGGGGASGSW
- a CDS encoding LemA family protein — encoded protein: MRLLSRSLLLAAVAVLLSGCGYNAIQQKDEAVKAGWSEVLNQYKRRADLIPNLVNTVKGYADQERQVLTDVTNARARVGQVQVNADDAASLQQFQQAQGALSGALSRLLVVTENYPDLKSDQSFRDLQAQLEGTENRITVARGRYIQAVQDYNTYIRSFPQVITSKIFGYKEKPNFSVANEAQISEAPAVNFGGQPAPPKPQPAPQPAQ